The Mycobacterium sp. 3519A genome contains a region encoding:
- the acs gene encoding acetate--CoA ligase produces MSQTYTETPSLYPPSDEFAEQANATADLYRQAAADRLGFWASQAQRLSWETPFTEVLDWSDAPFAKWFVGGRLNVAYNCVDRHVEAGHGDRVAIHWEGEPVGERRDITYAALKDEVCRAANALAALGVVAGDRVAIYLPMVPEAIIAMLACARLGAMHSVVFAGFSAAALRARIEDAKAKVVVTADGQYRRGQAAALKPAVDEAIGDLGDASPVEHVVVVRRTGSDIGMVDGRDLWWHSIVGAASTQHDPEAFDSEQPLFLLYTSGTTGKPKGIVHTSGGYLTQAAYTHHYVFDIKPETDVYWCTADIGWITGHSYIVYGPLANGATQVVYEGTPASPDEHRHFQIIEKYGVTIYYTAPTLVRTFMKWGRDIAYDHDLASLRLLGSVGEPINPEAWRWYRLVFGGDETPIVDTWWQTETGAAMISPLPGVTSCKPGSAMQALPGISAKIVDDDGRELSPTHDFGEHTTGYLVLDEPWPAMLRGIWGDPERFKQTYWSRFAEQGWYFAGDGARYGEDGEIRVLGRIDDVMNVSGHRISTAEVESALVGHAGVAEAAVVGASDPHTGQAICAFVILKAHHADMSREQMIAELNAEVAREISPIAKPREIHVVPELPKTRSGKIMRRLLRDVAEGRELGDTSTLLDAGVFEAIRKAK; encoded by the coding sequence ATGAGTCAGACATACACCGAGACTCCGTCGCTGTATCCGCCTTCCGACGAGTTCGCCGAGCAGGCCAACGCGACCGCTGACCTCTATCGGCAGGCGGCGGCCGACAGGTTGGGCTTCTGGGCGTCGCAAGCACAGCGGTTGTCGTGGGAGACCCCGTTCACCGAGGTGCTGGACTGGTCGGACGCGCCGTTCGCGAAGTGGTTCGTCGGCGGCAGGCTCAACGTCGCCTACAACTGCGTGGATCGGCACGTCGAGGCGGGGCACGGCGACCGGGTGGCAATCCACTGGGAGGGCGAACCGGTCGGCGAGCGCCGCGACATCACCTACGCCGCACTCAAGGACGAGGTGTGCCGGGCGGCGAATGCGCTGGCCGCACTCGGGGTCGTCGCAGGCGACCGCGTGGCGATCTACCTGCCGATGGTGCCAGAGGCGATCATCGCGATGCTGGCCTGTGCGCGGCTGGGCGCAATGCACTCGGTGGTGTTCGCCGGCTTCTCCGCAGCGGCGCTGCGGGCCAGGATCGAGGACGCGAAGGCGAAGGTCGTCGTCACCGCCGACGGCCAGTACCGGCGCGGTCAGGCGGCGGCGCTCAAACCCGCTGTCGACGAAGCCATCGGCGACCTAGGCGACGCCAGCCCGGTCGAGCATGTGGTGGTGGTCCGGCGCACCGGCTCCGACATCGGCATGGTCGACGGTCGAGACCTGTGGTGGCACAGCATCGTCGGTGCCGCGTCGACGCAACACGATCCCGAGGCCTTCGACTCCGAACAACCGCTGTTCTTGCTGTACACCTCTGGGACGACGGGCAAACCGAAGGGCATCGTGCACACTTCGGGCGGCTACCTTACCCAGGCGGCGTACACCCACCACTACGTCTTCGACATCAAACCGGAGACCGACGTGTACTGGTGTACCGCAGACATCGGCTGGATCACCGGCCACTCGTACATCGTGTACGGCCCGCTGGCGAACGGCGCCACCCAGGTGGTGTACGAGGGGACGCCAGCGTCGCCCGACGAGCACCGCCACTTTCAGATCATCGAAAAGTACGGTGTGACAATCTATTACACGGCGCCGACGCTGGTGCGCACGTTCATGAAGTGGGGCCGCGACATCGCGTACGACCACGATCTGGCCAGCCTGCGTCTGCTCGGTTCGGTGGGTGAGCCGATCAACCCCGAGGCGTGGCGGTGGTACCGCCTGGTGTTCGGCGGGGACGAGACGCCGATCGTCGACACCTGGTGGCAGACCGAGACCGGCGCGGCGATGATCTCGCCGCTGCCCGGTGTGACGTCGTGCAAGCCCGGGTCGGCGATGCAGGCGCTGCCGGGGATATCGGCGAAGATCGTCGACGACGACGGTCGTGAACTGTCACCCACGCACGACTTCGGCGAGCACACAACCGGTTACCTCGTGCTCGACGAGCCGTGGCCTGCGATGCTGCGGGGCATCTGGGGCGATCCGGAGCGGTTCAAACAGACCTACTGGTCGCGGTTCGCCGAACAGGGCTGGTACTTCGCGGGCGACGGGGCGCGCTACGGGGAGGACGGCGAGATCCGGGTGCTCGGCCGCATCGACGACGTGATGAACGTTTCCGGGCACCGCATCTCGACGGCCGAGGTCGAGTCCGCGCTCGTCGGACATGCCGGCGTCGCGGAGGCGGCGGTGGTGGGCGCCTCGGATCCCCATACCGGACAGGCGATCTGCGCGTTCGTCATCCTCAAGGCGCACCACGCCGACATGTCGCGTGAGCAGATGATCGCCGAACTGAACGCCGAAGTGGCCCGCGAGATTTCGCCGATCGCAAAGCCGCGGGAGATCCATGTGGTGCCTGAGCTGCCGAAGACCCGCAGCGGCAAGATCATGCGTCGGCTGCTGCGCGACGTCGCCGAGGGCCGTGAGCTCGGCGATACGTCGACCCTGCTGGACGCCGGGGTGTTCGAGGCGATCCGCAAGGCCAAGTGA
- a CDS encoding AraC family transcriptional regulator, which produces MVSPSRLVSLRDGLPVYQYRADSDTPPVSVVRADGMLVHEVHIHDFPVLWYSAAAGVVYVVAPGVAVDPNRVPHRDSGLGVFFDPAALDGDARSPWPSWRAHPLLFPFVHGKSSGLLQLTVPEARRPVWSAAIASIETELAERRDGYRQAALAHLTLLLIDVARLADDVVGDLRRSGEPLLAEVFSVIDRHRGEPLSLRDVAGELGVTPGHLTTVVRRRTGRTVQEWIIERRMAEARSLLSSTELSVAEVARRVGISDPGYFSRQFRRTHGTSPRTWRGRA; this is translated from the coding sequence ATGGTGTCACCTTCGCGGCTGGTGAGTCTGCGCGACGGCCTGCCGGTCTACCAGTACCGGGCCGACTCCGACACTCCTCCGGTGTCGGTGGTCAGAGCGGACGGCATGCTCGTCCATGAAGTACACATCCACGATTTTCCGGTGCTGTGGTACTCCGCAGCCGCCGGCGTGGTGTACGTCGTCGCCCCGGGCGTGGCCGTCGACCCGAACCGGGTGCCTCATCGCGACAGCGGGCTTGGCGTGTTCTTCGATCCCGCGGCGCTCGACGGTGACGCGCGATCACCGTGGCCGTCGTGGCGGGCACACCCGCTGCTGTTCCCATTCGTGCACGGGAAATCCAGCGGACTGCTGCAACTCACAGTGCCTGAAGCGCGCCGACCGGTGTGGTCTGCGGCCATCGCGTCGATCGAAACCGAACTGGCGGAACGCAGAGACGGCTACCGGCAAGCGGCATTGGCGCATCTGACGCTGCTGCTGATCGACGTCGCGCGGCTCGCGGACGACGTGGTCGGCGATCTTCGGCGCAGCGGCGAACCCCTGCTGGCCGAGGTGTTCTCGGTGATCGACCGGCACCGCGGCGAACCGCTGTCGCTGCGCGATGTGGCCGGCGAACTCGGTGTCACGCCGGGGCATCTGACGACCGTCGTGCGCCGCCGCACCGGCCGCACGGTGCAGGAGTGGATCATCGAGCGCCGGATGGCGGAGGCGCGCAGCCTGCTGTCCAGCACGGAACTTTCCGTCGCGGAAGTCGCCAGACGCGTCGGTATCTCCGATCCGGGCTACTTCAGCAGGCAGTTTCGCCGCACGCACGGCACCTCGCCGAGGACCTGGCGGGGCCGCGCCTGA
- a CDS encoding class I SAM-dependent methyltransferase, whose amino-acid sequence MTEHRPHTATHQHDYIPAFGKDALLPFYDLLTRALGMGRNYDALVAQADLSDGSRVLEIGCGTGNVTTRIKRAAPGADVVGTDPDPLALARSQRKVQGLNGVRFERAYAQELPFADGEFDRVLSSMMLHHLDDDVKAAAAAEIFRVLRPGGSVHILDIGGAMTAADGFAARRMLRSPHVTGSLGDAIPRLLRSAGFDAGVVASRPHRFVGRLTFYRGIRGA is encoded by the coding sequence ATGACCGAACATCGTCCACATACCGCCACCCATCAGCATGACTACATCCCTGCGTTCGGCAAGGATGCGCTGCTACCGTTCTACGACCTGCTGACCAGGGCGCTCGGCATGGGCCGCAACTACGATGCGCTGGTCGCGCAGGCCGATCTCAGCGACGGGTCACGGGTACTGGAGATCGGCTGCGGTACCGGCAACGTGACCACCCGCATCAAGCGTGCGGCGCCGGGCGCAGACGTCGTCGGCACCGACCCAGACCCGCTCGCGCTCGCCAGGTCGCAGCGAAAAGTACAGGGCCTCAACGGTGTCCGCTTCGAGCGGGCGTATGCGCAAGAGCTGCCGTTCGCCGACGGCGAGTTCGACCGCGTACTGTCCTCGATGATGCTGCACCACCTGGACGACGACGTGAAAGCCGCTGCGGCAGCCGAAATCTTCCGCGTGCTGCGCCCTGGCGGTTCGGTGCACATTCTCGATATCGGTGGCGCCATGACCGCCGCCGACGGCTTCGCGGCGCGACGGATGCTGCGCAGTCCGCACGTCACCGGCAGCCTCGGTGACGCGATCCCGCGGCTGCTGCGGTCAGCCGGGTTCGACGCGGGTGTGGTGGCTTCGCGACCGCATCGCTTCGTCGGCAGGCTGACGTTCTACCGCGGCATCCGCGGCGCCTAG
- a CDS encoding L-fuculose-phosphate aldolase, with protein sequence MRFVENAADAVLAAAKDMLRRGLVEGTAGNISARRDDGNLVITPSSVDYADMALDDLVVVDPDGAVVAAKDGRAPSSEMALHLACYQAFDDIGSVIHSHPVWATMFAVAHQPIPAAVDEFAVYCGGDIRCADYAASGTPDVGTNAVKALEGRAAALIANHGLVAVGPRPDKVLHVTALVERTAQIVWGARALGGPVPIPDEVNKNFGAVYGYLRQNPL encoded by the coding sequence ATGAGATTCGTCGAGAACGCGGCGGACGCGGTGCTGGCCGCGGCTAAGGACATGCTGCGGCGCGGTCTCGTCGAGGGCACGGCAGGCAACATCTCGGCCCGCCGCGACGACGGCAACCTCGTCATCACGCCGTCGTCGGTGGACTACGCCGACATGGCGCTCGACGACCTCGTCGTCGTCGACCCCGACGGCGCGGTGGTGGCCGCCAAGGACGGCAGGGCACCGTCGTCGGAGATGGCGTTGCATTTGGCGTGTTATCAGGCCTTCGACGACATCGGCAGCGTGATACACAGCCATCCGGTGTGGGCCACCATGTTCGCGGTCGCGCACCAGCCGATACCCGCAGCGGTCGACGAGTTCGCGGTGTACTGCGGCGGCGACATCCGCTGCGCGGACTACGCCGCATCGGGCACCCCGGACGTCGGCACCAACGCAGTCAAGGCGCTGGAGGGCCGCGCGGCCGCGTTGATCGCCAACCACGGGCTTGTCGCGGTCGGCCCGCGGCCCGACAAGGTGCTGCACGTCACCGCGCTGGTCGAACGGACCGCGCAAATCGTCTGGGGTGCAAGAGCTCTCGGTGGACCTGTGCCGATCCCCGACGAGGTCAACAAGAACTTCGGCGCGGTGTACGGCTACCTGCGCCAGAACCCGCTCTAG
- a CDS encoding NAD(P)-dependent oxidoreductase, with the protein MTELRALVTAPLRGAGLAKLRELADVVYDPWIDQTPLRIYSADQLAERTAAEGANLLVVESDSVAGPVFDLPLWAVASTRGDPNNVDIPGATKAGVPVLYTPGRNADAVAEMTLALLLAATRHLITADADVRAGQAFRDGTIPYQRFRAWELAGQTAGLIGLGAVGRAVQWRLEGLGVNVIACDPYCDDATHSLDELLAEADIVSLHAPVTGQTVGMVGTAQFAAMRDGVVFVNSARAQLHDTDALVDALRSGKVAAAGLDHFVGEWLPVDHPLTVMPNVVLTPHIGGATWNTEARQAQMVADGLDALLSGQAPAHIANPEVLK; encoded by the coding sequence GTGACAGAACTTCGAGCGCTTGTCACGGCCCCGCTGCGCGGTGCCGGCCTCGCGAAACTCCGGGAATTGGCCGACGTGGTCTACGACCCGTGGATCGACCAGACGCCGCTGCGCATCTACAGCGCCGACCAATTGGCCGAACGCACCGCGGCGGAGGGCGCGAATCTGCTTGTGGTCGAGAGTGATTCGGTGGCAGGCCCGGTGTTCGACCTGCCACTGTGGGCCGTCGCGTCCACGCGCGGCGATCCCAACAACGTCGACATCCCTGGCGCCACGAAGGCGGGCGTCCCGGTGCTCTACACTCCCGGCCGCAACGCCGACGCCGTCGCCGAGATGACGCTCGCCCTGCTGCTGGCTGCCACCCGACACCTGATCACCGCCGACGCGGACGTGCGGGCAGGTCAGGCCTTTCGCGACGGCACGATCCCGTATCAGCGGTTCCGGGCGTGGGAGCTGGCCGGGCAGACCGCGGGCCTGATCGGGCTCGGCGCCGTCGGCAGGGCGGTGCAGTGGCGGCTGGAAGGACTCGGCGTCAACGTCATCGCCTGCGACCCGTATTGCGACGATGCCACCCACAGCCTCGACGAACTTCTCGCCGAGGCGGACATCGTCTCGCTGCACGCCCCCGTCACCGGACAGACCGTGGGCATGGTCGGCACCGCCCAGTTCGCCGCGATGCGTGACGGCGTGGTCTTCGTCAACAGCGCACGGGCACAACTGCACGACACCGACGCGCTGGTCGACGCGCTGCGCAGCGGCAAGGTGGCCGCGGCAGGCCTCGACCACTTCGTCGGCGAGTGGCTGCCGGTCGACCATCCGCTGACCGTCATGCCGAACGTCGTCCTGACACCGCACATCGGCGGGGCGACGTGGAACACTGAGGCCCGGCAAGCGCAGATGGTCGCCGACGGCCTCGACGCACTGCTGTCCGGACAAGCGCCCGCGCATATCGCCAACCCGGAGGTGCTGAAATGA
- a CDS encoding FGGY-family carbohydrate kinase, translating to MSGKDVTIGIDIGTTAVKAVAADADGTVVARTRIPHRLLVPAPDRLEHDAEGAWRRGPLAALAELDRGDVKAVAVTAMVPSLTAVDEIGRPLTPGLLYGDSRGRGAGGVSTTFLSGESVEFLRWTAQQAPDAKGYWPAAAVANHALAGAAVVDAATASTMYPLYDGTGWSDDLCAECGATADRMPAVAQTGEVVGQLGDAVLSAGSVDALCEQLVAGAEEDGDVVVLCGTTLIVWITIGEYREVPGLWTLPHGTQGKFQIGGPSNAGGLFLNWVNGLVAEDDSTVQPGGVPVWSPYVRGERVPYHDPDRRAVLHGLDLTHGGAAVRRAGFEASGFVVRQLIDRSGASPSRIVATGGGTRVRPWMQAMADATGLPVAVSAVPEGAALGAAFIARVAAGLETSTADAVRWASTERVVEPDPLWANAMADRYQRFTAET from the coding sequence GTGTCAGGCAAAGACGTCACAATCGGCATCGACATCGGCACAACCGCCGTGAAAGCCGTCGCTGCCGACGCCGACGGCACCGTGGTCGCCAGGACACGGATTCCGCACCGGCTGCTGGTGCCTGCGCCGGACCGCCTCGAGCACGACGCCGAGGGCGCCTGGCGCCGGGGACCGCTGGCGGCGCTGGCAGAACTCGACCGAGGTGACGTGAAGGCGGTGGCGGTCACGGCGATGGTGCCGTCGTTGACCGCCGTCGACGAAATCGGCAGACCGCTGACCCCTGGGCTGCTGTATGGCGACAGCAGGGGCAGGGGAGCGGGCGGCGTGAGCACCACGTTCCTGTCCGGCGAATCGGTCGAGTTCCTGCGCTGGACCGCGCAGCAGGCCCCCGACGCCAAGGGCTACTGGCCCGCGGCCGCGGTGGCCAACCACGCGCTCGCCGGTGCGGCCGTGGTCGACGCGGCCACCGCGAGCACCATGTATCCGTTGTACGACGGCACCGGGTGGAGCGATGACCTGTGCGCGGAGTGCGGTGCGACCGCCGACCGCATGCCCGCCGTCGCGCAGACAGGTGAGGTGGTCGGCCAACTCGGCGACGCCGTGCTGTCCGCCGGTTCGGTCGACGCGCTGTGCGAACAGCTCGTCGCAGGCGCCGAGGAGGACGGCGATGTCGTCGTGCTATGCGGCACGACGCTGATCGTGTGGATCACGATCGGTGAGTACCGCGAGGTGCCCGGTCTGTGGACGCTGCCGCACGGCACGCAGGGCAAATTCCAGATCGGCGGCCCGAGCAACGCCGGTGGGTTGTTCCTCAATTGGGTCAACGGCCTTGTGGCGGAGGATGATTCGACAGTTCAACCTGGTGGCGTGCCGGTCTGGTCGCCCTATGTGCGCGGTGAGCGGGTGCCGTATCACGATCCGGATCGACGGGCCGTGCTTCACGGGTTGGATCTCACCCACGGCGGTGCCGCGGTGCGCCGCGCAGGTTTCGAAGCGTCCGGTTTCGTGGTGCGCCAACTGATCGACCGCAGCGGCGCGTCACCAAGCAGGATCGTGGCGACCGGTGGTGGCACCCGCGTCCGTCCGTGGATGCAGGCGATGGCCGACGCGACCGGGCTGCCGGTCGCGGTGTCCGCGGTCCCGGAAGGCGCAGCGCTGGGTGCCGCGTTCATCGCCAGAGTCGCCGCAGGCCTCGAGACGTCGACCGCCGACGCGGTCAGGTGGGCGTCGACGGAACGCGTGGTCGAGCCAGACCCGTTGTGGGCCAACGCAATGGCAGACCGCTATCAGCGCTTTACCGCGGAGACGTAG
- a CDS encoding class I SAM-dependent methyltransferase yields MARTDGDSWDLASSVGATATMVAAQRALASRDGLIDDPFAEPLVRAVGLDFFTRTLDGDINFEDVDPEFNMRRAAESMTVRTRWFDKLFTDAAAAGVRQAVILAAGLDARAYRLDWPDGTTVYELDQPEVIAFKTQTLAGLDAEAKAEHRTIAIDLRNDWPKALLDNGFDAAKPTAWIAEGLLIYLPPDAQDLLFDRINELSAPGSCVATEHIPDMTMFADERSQQITERLKKYGSDIEMKDLIYHGERNHVTDYLAAHGWEVTVQSMREAYAANGFEFPEDDTIGFFSGLNYVSAVKR; encoded by the coding sequence ATGGCACGGACAGATGGCGATTCCTGGGACCTGGCCTCCAGCGTCGGGGCCACCGCCACGATGGTGGCAGCGCAACGGGCACTGGCCAGCCGGGACGGCCTCATCGACGATCCGTTCGCCGAACCGCTGGTGCGCGCCGTCGGGTTGGACTTTTTCACCAGGACGCTCGACGGCGACATCAATTTCGAGGATGTCGATCCGGAGTTCAACATGCGCCGGGCCGCAGAGAGCATGACCGTGCGCACCCGCTGGTTCGACAAGTTGTTCACCGACGCCGCCGCCGCGGGGGTGCGCCAGGCGGTGATTCTCGCCGCCGGTCTGGATGCCAGGGCGTACCGGCTGGACTGGCCGGACGGCACGACGGTCTACGAACTGGACCAGCCGGAGGTCATCGCGTTCAAGACCCAGACGTTGGCCGGGCTGGACGCCGAAGCGAAGGCGGAGCACCGGACCATCGCGATCGACCTGCGCAACGATTGGCCGAAGGCGCTGCTGGACAACGGCTTCGACGCCGCGAAGCCCACCGCGTGGATCGCCGAAGGTCTGCTGATCTATCTGCCGCCGGACGCGCAGGATCTGCTGTTCGATCGGATCAACGAGCTCAGCGCCCCCGGTAGCTGCGTCGCCACCGAGCACATCCCGGACATGACGATGTTCGCCGACGAGCGCTCACAGCAGATCACCGAGCGGCTCAAGAAGTACGGCAGCGACATCGAGATGAAGGACCTGATCTACCACGGCGAACGCAATCACGTCACCGACTACCTGGCGGCACACGGTTGGGAGGTCACCGTGCAGTCGATGCGGGAGGCGTACGCGGCCAACGGGTTCGAGTTCCCCGAAGACGACACGATCGGGTTCTTCTCGGGGCTCAACTACGTCTCCGCGGTAAAGCGCTGA
- a CDS encoding SAM-dependent methyltransferase codes for MARIEGDTWDLASSVGATATSVAAARALASKQPDPLITDPFADALVKAVGLEHFDKLADGDLDFDDDPVLGRQHICEQIAVRTRFFDDFFISAGSAGIRQAVILASGLDTRAYRLAWPRDTVVFEIDQPQVLEFKSRTLAALGAAPAADRRAVAVDLRDDWPTALREHGFDPGIPTAWIAEGLLIYLPPDAQDRLFDNITALSAAGSRLATEHMVFGGSATQWTDKLNERSRRMGSNLDFTELFYTGDRTAAGEYLAAKRWKVTVRSSRKAFALNGFEYPTDELTELAGDSGYLSAILD; via the coding sequence ATGGCCCGAATCGAAGGAGACACCTGGGATTTGGCGTCAAGCGTTGGTGCGACCGCCACAAGCGTCGCGGCGGCGCGTGCGCTGGCGTCCAAACAGCCCGATCCGCTGATCACCGATCCGTTCGCCGATGCGCTGGTCAAGGCCGTCGGCCTCGAGCACTTCGACAAGCTGGCCGACGGCGACCTCGACTTCGACGACGATCCGGTGCTCGGCCGCCAGCACATCTGTGAGCAGATCGCCGTTCGCACAAGGTTTTTCGACGACTTCTTCATCAGCGCCGGATCGGCAGGGATACGGCAGGCGGTCATCCTGGCCTCCGGACTGGACACCCGCGCCTACCGGTTAGCATGGCCGCGGGACACCGTGGTGTTCGAGATCGACCAGCCACAGGTGCTCGAATTCAAGAGCAGGACACTGGCCGCGCTCGGCGCCGCCCCGGCCGCCGATCGGCGCGCGGTAGCCGTCGATCTGCGGGACGACTGGCCGACCGCATTGCGGGAGCACGGGTTCGATCCGGGCATACCGACCGCGTGGATTGCCGAAGGGCTGCTGATCTACCTCCCGCCCGACGCGCAGGACCGGCTGTTCGACAACATCACCGCGCTCAGCGCGGCAGGCAGTCGGCTGGCCACCGAGCACATGGTGTTCGGTGGTTCGGCGACCCAGTGGACCGATAAACTCAACGAACGGTCACGCCGGATGGGATCAAATCTCGACTTCACGGAGTTGTTCTACACGGGTGACCGGACCGCGGCCGGTGAGTACCTGGCGGCCAAGCGCTGGAAGGTCACCGTCCGCTCCTCACGGAAAGCATTTGCGCTCAACGGATTCGAGTATCCCACCGATGAGCTGACTGAGCTCGCCGGCGACTCCGGGTATCTCTCGGCGATCCTCGACTAG
- a CDS encoding class I SAM-dependent methyltransferase — translation MTRSEADSWDLASSVGATATMVAAARALASGEPEPLIVDPFAADLVRAVGVDFFTRLVDGEIPLTALDGNGPRLMAGVIAVRTKFFDDFFVDAGKAGITQAVILASGLDARAYRLPWAAGTTVYEIDQPQVIEFKTATMTSIGATPTAERRTVAVDLRDDWPEALRASGFDATKPTAWSAEGLLIYLPPDAQDRLFDNITALSAPGSQLATEYHPDAGAAVAERTKKLGGQWREHGFDVDLSQLFYAGERAHVGDYLTAHGWQVSTRTRPEVFAGYGREFPVSDEVAPLSASLAVVATRT, via the coding sequence ATGACGCGCTCGGAGGCCGACAGCTGGGATCTGGCGTCCAGCGTCGGAGCGACGGCCACCATGGTCGCCGCGGCGCGGGCGCTGGCCAGCGGTGAACCGGAGCCGTTGATCGTCGACCCGTTCGCGGCCGACCTGGTGCGCGCCGTCGGCGTCGACTTCTTCACCCGACTGGTGGACGGCGAGATCCCGCTGACCGCGCTCGACGGGAACGGCCCCCGGTTGATGGCAGGCGTCATCGCGGTGCGGACGAAGTTCTTCGACGACTTCTTCGTAGACGCGGGTAAGGCGGGCATCACGCAGGCGGTGATCCTGGCGTCCGGGCTGGACGCACGGGCCTATCGGTTGCCGTGGGCCGCGGGCACCACCGTCTACGAGATCGACCAGCCGCAGGTGATCGAGTTCAAGACGGCGACCATGACTTCGATCGGGGCGACGCCGACCGCCGAGCGGCGCACCGTCGCCGTCGACCTGCGCGACGACTGGCCGGAGGCGTTGCGCGCCAGCGGATTCGACGCGACCAAACCGACGGCGTGGAGCGCCGAGGGGCTGCTCATCTACCTGCCACCCGACGCGCAGGACCGGCTGTTCGACAACATCACCGCGCTCAGCGCACCCGGCAGCCAACTAGCCACCGAGTACCACCCGGACGCCGGCGCCGCGGTCGCCGAACGGACGAAGAAGCTGGGCGGCCAGTGGCGCGAGCACGGGTTCGACGTCGACCTGTCGCAACTGTTCTACGCCGGCGAGCGGGCGCACGTCGGCGACTATCTGACCGCGCACGGATGGCAGGTATCCACCAGGACGCGACCGGAGGTGTTCGCCGGCTACGGCCGCGAGTTCCCGGTCAGCGACGAGGTGGCGCCGCTGAGCGCATCGCTCGCGGTCGTCGCGACACGCACTTAG
- a CDS encoding class I SAM-dependent methyltransferase, protein MARTDNDTWDLASSVGATATMVAAARAMATAAEEPLINDPYADPLVRAVGVDFFTRLVTGELRPEDLDTDNQTVGMQRMTDNMAVRTKFFDEFFLDATRAGIRQAVILASGLDARAYRLAWPAGTTVYEIDQPEVIEFKTRTLADLGAEPTADRRTVAMDLRYDWPSALIEEGFDPKQPTAWSAEGLLGYLPPDAQDRLLDTITELSAPGSRIAVESVPTINPDDHEKAIQRMQAASEQWRQHGFDLDFAELVYLGDRNEAAAYLGDHGWQLKRSSVGELFAANGLPPIVTDSEEDAVDFGELQYVSGVLK, encoded by the coding sequence ATGGCACGTACGGACAACGACACGTGGGATCTGGCATCGAGTGTCGGGGCCACCGCCACCATGGTGGCAGCAGCCCGCGCGATGGCCACTGCCGCCGAGGAACCGTTGATCAACGATCCGTATGCCGATCCGCTGGTGCGCGCCGTCGGCGTGGACTTCTTCACCCGACTGGTCACCGGTGAGCTTCGACCCGAGGATCTGGACACCGACAACCAGACGGTCGGCATGCAGCGGATGACCGACAACATGGCGGTGCGAACGAAGTTCTTCGACGAGTTCTTTCTCGACGCGACGCGGGCCGGCATCCGGCAGGCCGTGATCCTCGCGTCGGGCCTGGACGCCCGTGCCTACCGGCTGGCATGGCCCGCGGGGACCACCGTCTACGAGATCGACCAACCCGAGGTCATCGAGTTCAAGACCAGGACGCTGGCCGACCTGGGCGCCGAGCCGACCGCGGACCGCCGCACGGTCGCGATGGATCTGCGCTACGACTGGCCGTCCGCGCTGATCGAAGAGGGCTTCGACCCGAAGCAGCCGACGGCGTGGAGCGCCGAGGGGCTGCTGGGCTACCTGCCGCCCGACGCGCAGGACCGGCTGCTGGACACCATCACCGAACTCAGCGCGCCCGGCAGCCGGATCGCGGTCGAGAGCGTGCCGACGATCAACCCGGACGACCACGAGAAGGCGATCCAGCGCATGCAGGCCGCCTCGGAGCAGTGGCGCCAGCACGGCTTCGACCTCGACTTCGCCGAACTGGTGTACCTCGGCGACCGCAACGAGGCCGCGGCCTATCTCGGCGATCACGGCTGGCAACTGAAGCGCAGCAGCGTCGGCGAACTGTTCGCCGCCAACGGTCTGCCACCGATCGTCACCGACAGCGAGGAGGACGCCGTCGACTTCGGCGAACTGCAGTACGTCAGCGGTGTGCTGAAATGA